From the Mycoplasmatota bacterium genome, one window contains:
- a CDS encoding bifunctional (p)ppGpp synthetase/guanosine-3',5'-bis(diphosphate) 3'-pyrophosphohydrolase, with amino-acid sequence MPEITLKFEQLMQTAKTYITNEANLDLIEKAYNYAEEKHHNQFRKSGEPYIIHPLEVATILTTFNAGPNTIAAGLLHDVLEDTGVTYYEMTQEFGEEITTLVDGVSKLGQFKFVSKEQALAQNYQKMFLAMAKDIRVIIIKLADRLHNMRTLKYMPKEKQTSISKETLEIFVPIAHRLGMYRLKSELEDRCLRYIDVDEYYYIAGLINEKQKEREQGIANMIEELSLLLDEHDVKYEIKGRIKNIYSVHKKMREKNKEFSEIFDLLALRLIVSDEATCYHVLGVIHANFKPIPKRFKDYIAMPKPNMYQSLHTTVIGPNGKIFEVQIRTKEMDNVAEFGVAAHWAYKENRNNTAEQEHIEIQKKLKWYKEMVEYTENDEADDIVELMKDDIFSANVYVFTPNGDVLDFPAGATPLDFAYRIHSEIGDKTVGAIVNGKIVPLTYELVTGDVVEIKTSKQSYGPSEGWLKIVKTQHAKGKIRQFFNKQNRSSIIEQGKDLVNKALEGKVPSVMDFLSDEKYISKFQKQGVNSVDDLLYAVGKKIISIQTIIQKAQNNNPTFDAQAILEHFNEDKAKDKIRVYRSSDTGIVVDGLDNPHVKISKCCSPIPGDSIVGYVTKGKGITVHKSDCKNVTDSEKERVIDVYWSDKLEGKKFEVDLMITAFNRNNLLTDVINSINALSVNLVAVSANINKDSTATVKIKVLVEDVTRLNNIGINLKKIKDIYFVERITK; translated from the coding sequence ATGCCAGAAATAACGTTAAAATTTGAACAATTGATGCAAACAGCGAAAACTTATATCACAAATGAAGCTAACCTTGATTTAATTGAAAAAGCATATAACTATGCTGAAGAGAAGCATCATAATCAATTTCGTAAATCAGGAGAACCGTATATTATTCATCCGTTAGAAGTTGCTACTATTCTAACAACTTTTAATGCTGGTCCGAATACGATTGCCGCAGGTCTGTTACATGATGTGTTAGAAGATACAGGTGTGACTTATTATGAGATGACTCAAGAATTTGGTGAAGAAATTACTACTTTAGTGGATGGGGTTTCTAAATTAGGTCAGTTTAAATTTGTTTCAAAAGAACAAGCTTTAGCTCAAAATTATCAGAAGATGTTTTTAGCGATGGCTAAAGATATACGTGTTATTATCATTAAATTAGCCGACAGGCTTCATAATATGCGAACGTTAAAATATATGCCTAAAGAAAAACAAACATCAATAAGTAAAGAAACGCTTGAGATATTTGTTCCGATTGCTCATCGATTAGGTATGTATCGGTTAAAATCCGAGTTAGAAGATCGATGTTTACGCTATATTGATGTTGATGAATATTATTATATCGCCGGGTTAATTAATGAAAAACAAAAAGAACGTGAACAAGGTATCGCTAATATGATTGAAGAATTATCGCTCTTATTAGACGAACATGATGTTAAATATGAAATTAAAGGACGTATTAAAAACATTTATAGTGTTCATAAAAAGATGCGTGAAAAAAATAAAGAATTTTCAGAGATTTTTGATTTATTAGCATTACGCCTAATTGTGAGTGATGAGGCGACTTGTTATCATGTATTAGGAGTTATTCATGCTAATTTTAAACCGATTCCGAAGCGGTTTAAAGACTATATCGCAATGCCTAAACCAAATATGTATCAATCCTTACATACAACAGTTATCGGTCCGAATGGCAAAATATTTGAAGTACAAATCAGAACGAAAGAAATGGATAATGTTGCCGAATTTGGGGTTGCAGCTCATTGGGCATATAAAGAAAATCGCAATAATACCGCAGAGCAAGAACATATTGAAATCCAGAAAAAATTAAAGTGGTATAAAGAAATGGTTGAATACACAGAAAATGATGAAGCAGATGATATAGTCGAGCTTATGAAAGATGATATTTTTTCTGCGAATGTTTATGTTTTCACACCAAACGGTGATGTGTTAGATTTTCCTGCTGGTGCTACACCACTTGATTTTGCTTATCGTATTCATAGTGAAATTGGTGATAAAACCGTTGGTGCAATTGTCAATGGAAAAATTGTTCCTTTAACTTATGAATTAGTAACTGGAGATGTTGTTGAAATCAAAACATCTAAACAATCTTATGGACCAAGTGAAGGCTGGTTAAAAATTGTTAAAACACAACATGCTAAAGGAAAAATTAGACAATTCTTTAATAAACAAAATCGAAGTTCGATTATTGAACAAGGAAAAGATTTAGTTAATAAAGCATTAGAAGGTAAAGTCCCTAGTGTGATGGATTTCTTAAGTGATGAAAAGTATATTAGTAAGTTTCAAAAACAAGGTGTTAATTCTGTAGATGATTTGTTATATGCCGTTGGGAAGAAAATTATTTCTATACAAACGATTATTCAAAAAGCTCAAAATAATAATCCAACTTTTGATGCGCAAGCAATTCTTGAACATTTTAATGAAGATAAAGCGAAAGATAAAATTAGAGTGTATCGATCAAGTGACACAGGAATTGTTGTTGATGGCTTAGATAATCCACATGTAAAGATTTCTAAATGTTGTAGCCCTATACCAGGAGATTCAATTGTAGGTTATGTGACCAAAGGAAAAGGAATTACAGTTCATAAATCAGATTGTAAAAATGTTACTGATTCAGAAAAAGAGCGTGTAATTGATGTTTATTGGTCAGATAAACTGGAAGGTAAAAAATTTGAAGTTGATTTAATGATTACGGCGTTTAACAGAAATAATTTATTAACAGATGTGATTAATTCAATTAATGCATTAAGTGTTAATTTAGTCGCTGTATCAGCTAATATCAATAAGGATAGTACAGCTACTGTTAAAATTAAAGTATTAGTTGAAGATGTCACTAGATTAAATAATATTGGCATTAATCTAAAGAAAATAAAAGATATTTATTTTGTTGAACGAATTACAAAATAA
- a CDS encoding adenine phosphoribosyltransferase: MQIEKYIADVPNFPKEGILFKDITPLMQNGEALKYTIDKLSEYAIAKGASLIVGPEARGFLFGTPVAAVTGLGFVPVRKPGKLPRETIEYEYDLEYGSNKLCIHKDAIQKGQKVIIIDDLLATGGTVEASIKLIEQLGGIVVGCAFLIELNELKGRDKLKDYEVFSLIQY; the protein is encoded by the coding sequence ATGCAAATCGAAAAATATATAGCTGATGTTCCAAATTTTCCAAAGGAAGGAATTTTGTTTAAAGACATTACGCCTTTAATGCAAAATGGAGAAGCCCTAAAATATACAATTGATAAATTAAGTGAATATGCGATTGCCAAAGGTGCTTCTTTAATCGTTGGTCCTGAGGCACGTGGATTTTTATTTGGTACACCTGTTGCAGCTGTTACAGGTCTAGGTTTTGTACCCGTTAGAAAACCTGGGAAATTACCAAGAGAAACAATTGAATATGAATATGATTTAGAATATGGTTCAAATAAATTATGTATTCATAAAGATGCAATTCAAAAAGGTCAAAAAGTGATCATCATTGATGATTTACTAGCAACAGGTGGGACTGTAGAAGCAAGTATTAAACTTATTGAACAATTAGGTGGAATTGTTGTTGGATGTGCCTTTTTAATTGAATTAAATGAATTAAAAGGAAGAGATAAACTAAAAGACTACGAAGTTTTTTCATTAATTCAATATTAA